The sequence TATTGCAGCATGTCATAAAGAGAACATTGATGCGGTTGTTGTCGCGACCGTTACTGACAAACCAAACCTTGTCATGACTTGGAATGGTGAAACCATCGTTGACTTGGAGCGTGCTTTCCTTGATACCAACGGAGTGCGTGTGGTTGTTGATGCAAACGTTGTGGATAAGGATGTTGCTCTTCCTGAGGTGCGTACAACGTCAGCAGCAACACTTGAAGCAGACACAGTGAAAGTCTTGTCTGACCTTAACCACGCTAGTCAAAAAGGGTTGCAAACCATCTTTGACAGCTCAGTTGGGCGTTCAACAGTTAATCATCCAATCGGCGGTCGTTATCAAATGACGCCCACTGAAGCTTCTGTGCAAAAATTGCCAGTACAAAATGGTGTCACAACGACAGCTTCTGTCATGGCACAGGGCTTCAATCCTTATATTGCAGAGTGGTCACCTTATCATGGTGCAGCTTACGCTGTTATTGAAGCGACAGCTCGCTTGGTAGCAACAGGTGCTGATTGGTCTCGTGCGCGTTTCTCTTACCAAGAATACTTTGAACGCATGGATAAACAAGCGGATCGCTTTGGTCAGCCAGTAGCTGCTCTGCTTGGTTCGATCGAGGCACAAATCCAACTTGGTTTGCCATCAATCGGTGGTAAGGACTCCATGTCAGGGACCTTTGAAGAATTGACGGTACCGCCAACCTTGGTTGCCTTTGGTGTGACAACAGTAGATAGTCGCCAGGTGCTTTCACCAGAATTCAAGACTGTTGGGGAGAACATTTACTACATCTCAGGTCAAGCTATTTCAGAAAACATTGATTTTGACTTAATCAAAGATAACTTTGCACAATTTGAAGCCATTCAGGCTAAGCATAAGGTGACAGCAGCATCTGCTGTTAAATACGGCGGTGTTCTTGAAAGCCTAGCACTCATGAGCTTTGGTAATCATATTGGTGCTTCTGTAGAATTGACAGAGCTTGACAGCAGCTTGACAGCGCAGCTTGGTGGTTTTGTCTTTACATCTGATGAAGACATTGCTGACGCAGTGAAAATTGGTCAAACCGTAGCAGACTTTACAGTAACTGTCAATGGTGTCAACCTGTCTGCTGCGAAATTACTTGCAGCCTTTGAGGGCAGGTTAGAGGAGGTTTACCCAACCGAGTTTGAACAAGCAACAGACATTCAAGAAGTACCTGCTGTGGTATCTGATGCTGTTATCAAAGCTAAAGAAAGAATTGCACAGCCTCTGGTTTATATCCCAGTTTTCCCTGGTTCCAATTCAGAATATGATTCAGCTAAGGCCTTTGAACAAGCTGGTGCCAAAGTCAACTCAGTGCCATTTGTGACTCTTAATGAAGCAGCGATTGAGGCTTCTGTTGACACTATGGTTGACAACATTGCTAAAGCCAGTATTATCTTCTTTGTCGGTGGCTTCTCAGCGGCAGATGAGCCAGATGGCTCAGCTAAATTTATCGTGAATATCTTGTTGAACCAAAAAGTTCGCGCAGCTATTGATGCCTTTATTGAAAAAGGTGGCCTCATCATCGGTATCTGTAATGGGTTCCAAGCTCTTGTTAAATCAGGTCTTCTTCCATATGGTAACTTTGAAGATGCAACTGAGATAAGTCCAACTCTTTTCTACAATGATGCTAACCAACACGTAGCTAAGATGGTGGAAACCCGTATCGCTAATACCAACTCTCCATGGTTGGCAGGTGTGAAGGTCGGTGATATTCATGCCATTCCAGTTTCTCACGGTGAAGGGAAATTTGTCGTGACGGCAGAGGAATTTGCAGAACTTCGTGACAATGGTCAAATCTTCAGTCAATACGTTGACTTTGATGGCAAGCCTTCTATGGATTCTAAATACAATCCAAACGGTTCGCTCAACGCTATCGAAGGGATCACCAGCAAGAACGGACAAATCATCGGTAAAATGGGACACTCGGAACGTTATGAAAACGGGCTCTTCCAAAACATACCAGGTAGTAAAGACCAACACTTATTTGAAAGTGCAGTGAAATACTTTACTGGGAAATAGATTACTGCTTGAAAAAGTTTCCTCGAAATATCACCTATGACGATGAGAAGAGATGGCGAGCGAAGCGAGTCAACCCAAGATGTTTTCCGCCGTGGCAAAACACTTATCTTGTTTTACAAGATAAGTGACAGAGATTTTGAGACAATAGGCTCAAAATCTAAGAATGAAATTCCAAAAGGAGTTGCTTTCGTCCGTACTACATAAGGAAAACATCAAAAGATAAAAGGTATAGGTAAAAATGACATACGAAGTTAAATCTCTTAATGAAGAATGTGGTGTCTTTGGTATTTGGGGACACCCTCAAGCAGCTCAAGTCACTTATTTTGGACTGCATAGTCTGCAACACCGTGGGCAAGAAGGTGCTGGCATTCTGACAAATGATGCTGGCAAATTGATGCGACATCGTGATACAGGATTAATTTCAGAAGTTTTCAAAAATCCAGCTGATTTGGAAAAGTTGACAGGTTCTGCAGCCATTGGACATGTCCGCTATGCGACAGCTGGTGAGGCTTCAATTGATAATATCCAGCCGTTCTGGTTCAAATTTCACGATACACAGTTTGGACTTGCTCACAATGGTAATTTGATTAATGCTGTGACACTGCGGCAGGAGTTGGAGGAAAAAGGTGCGATTTTCTCTTCTTCGTCTGATACGGAAATTTTGGCTCATTTGATTCGCCACAGCAAACAAACGGATTTTATGAACAAAGTTAAAGAGGCCCTTTCCAGCGTGAAAGGCGGCTTTGCCTACCTTCTCATGATGGAAGATAAGCTGATTGCAGCTCTTGATCCAAATGGATTCCGTCCGCTTTCTATTGGTAAAATGGCAAATGGAGCTATTGTCGTTTCTTCTGAAACTTGTGCCTTTGAAGTGGTTGGTGCCCAGTGGATTCGTGATGTTAAGCCGGGTGAAGTGGTTGTCATTGACGACTCAGGTATCACCTATGATACCTACACGACAGATACGCAGTTGGCCATCTGTTCCATGGAATATATTTACTTTGCCCGTCCTGACTCAAGCATTCATGGAGTTAATGTTCATACGGCTCGCAAACGTATGGGAGCACAGCTGGCGCGTGAGTTTAAACATGAGGCAGACATTGTGGTCGGCGTACCTAATTCCTCACTCAGCGCAGCTATGGGCTTCGCCGAAGAATCAGGATTACCAAATGAAATGGGTCTCATCAAAAATCAATATACTCAGCGAACCTTTATCCAGCCGACGCAAGAATTGCGGGAGCAAGGGGTTCGCATGAAGCTTTCTGCCGTATCTGGAGTGGTTAAAGGCAAGCGTGTCGTCATGATTGATGACTCCATTGTGCGTGGAACGACCTCACGTCGTATCGTTCAGCTCTTGAAAGAAGCTGGTGCTACAGAAGTTCACGTGGCTATCGGCAGTCCAGCGTTGGCCTATCCATGTTTTTATGGCATTGATATTCAAACACGTAAAGAATTGATTGCGGCCAATCATACTGTCGAAGAAACACGCCAGATTATCGGAGCAGATAGCCTAACTTACTTGTCTATTGACGGCTTGATTGACTCTATCGGACTTGAAACAGATGCCCCAAACGGTGGTCTCTGTGTCGCTTACTTTGATGGCAAGTACCCAACACCGCTTTACGATTACGAAGAAGAGTATCGTAAAAGCTTGGATGAGAAGGTTAGTTTTTATTGATGGGGGAGATAAGTGGCTTTCATAAAGAAAAAAGAAGTTGAACAGTTTAGAGTTTTTGCATTAGAATTGAATAGCTTTGTTGAGGATCCCTTCAAGCAAGAATATTCTGAAGCAATAACTCCAGAACTAGCTGCTATTCTAGGCGGAGTTGGCACAGGAGTTTTAGGTATCTCCACAATTTTCACTTGGTTATCTGGAATGTCAGGTGCTCAGATTATGGCTGCATTAGCTAGTTTTGGTTTTGGTGGAGCAGTTGGAGGAATTGCAACTTTGACAGCTTCTGTAGCAGTCCCCGTGGTTCTAGTAGCTGGTGGCTTTTATACAGTAGCTAATCAAAGAAAATTAAAACAAGAATTAATCAAATTGTTTAGATTTGTAAAAAATCTAGAACCTAAACTTGTTGATGATGAGAGATCTAAGGTGCAGGAATTATTAAAGAGTATTGATTTAACAATGGTTGAATTGGGAAAACGATACAAAATTTCCAAGGTAAAATAGTTAGCAGCTCTGCTATTTCCAAAGAAAAAGAGAAGGAAAATTATTATGACAAAAAATGCTTACGCTCAATCTGGTGTTGATGTTGAGGCGGGATACGAGGTTGTTGCTCGGATTAAGAAACACGTGGCGCGTACGGAGCGTCTTGGGGTTATGGGAGCTCTCGGTGGCTTCGGTGGGATGTTTGATTTGTCCCAGCTGGACGTCAAAGAGCCTGTCTTGATTTCAGGAACGGACGGTGTCGGAACTAAGCTCATGCTTGCGATTAAATATGACAAGCACGACACTATTGGTCAGGACTGTGTGGCCATGTGTGTCAACGACATCATTGCTGCGGGTGCTGAACCCCTTTATTTCCTAGACTACATTGCAACGGGTAAGAATGAACCTGCTAAACTAGAGCAGGTGGTTGCTGGTGTGGCTGAAGGCTGTGTCCAAGCTGGTGCTGGTCTTATTGGTGGCGAAACAGCTGAAATGCCCGGTATGTATGGCGAAGACGATTACGACTTGGCCGGTTTTGCGGTCGGTGTGGCTGAAAAATCACAAATCATCGACGGCTCAAAAGTCAAAGAAGGCGATGTGCTTTTAGGTCTGGCTTCCAGCGGTATTCATTCAAATGGCTATTCGCTTGTTCGCCGTGTCTTTGCAGATCATACTGGTGAGGAAGAACTGCCAGAATTGGAAGGTAAAAAACTCAAAGATGTCCTGCTTGAACCTACTCGTATCTATGTCAAGGCAGCTCTGCCATTGATTAAGGAAGAGTTGGTCAACGGTATCGCTCACATCACAGGCGGTGGTTTTAT comes from Streptococcus troglodytae and encodes:
- the purF gene encoding amidophosphoribosyltransferase translates to MTYEVKSLNEECGVFGIWGHPQAAQVTYFGLHSLQHRGQEGAGILTNDAGKLMRHRDTGLISEVFKNPADLEKLTGSAAIGHVRYATAGEASIDNIQPFWFKFHDTQFGLAHNGNLINAVTLRQELEEKGAIFSSSSDTEILAHLIRHSKQTDFMNKVKEALSSVKGGFAYLLMMEDKLIAALDPNGFRPLSIGKMANGAIVVSSETCAFEVVGAQWIRDVKPGEVVVIDDSGITYDTYTTDTQLAICSMEYIYFARPDSSIHGVNVHTARKRMGAQLAREFKHEADIVVGVPNSSLSAAMGFAEESGLPNEMGLIKNQYTQRTFIQPTQELREQGVRMKLSAVSGVVKGKRVVMIDDSIVRGTTSRRIVQLLKEAGATEVHVAIGSPALAYPCFYGIDIQTRKELIAANHTVEETRQIIGADSLTYLSIDGLIDSIGLETDAPNGGLCVAYFDGKYPTPLYDYEEEYRKSLDEKVSFY
- the purM gene encoding phosphoribosylformylglycinamidine cyclo-ligase — translated: MMTKNAYAQSGVDVEAGYEVVARIKKHVARTERLGVMGALGGFGGMFDLSQLDVKEPVLISGTDGVGTKLMLAIKYDKHDTIGQDCVAMCVNDIIAAGAEPLYFLDYIATGKNEPAKLEQVVAGVAEGCVQAGAGLIGGETAEMPGMYGEDDYDLAGFAVGVAEKSQIIDGSKVKEGDVLLGLASSGIHSNGYSLVRRVFADHTGEEELPELEGKKLKDVLLEPTRIYVKAALPLIKEELVNGIAHITGGGFIENVPRMFGDDLAAEIEEAKVPVLPIFKALEKYGELKHDEMFEIFNMGIGLMLAVSPEKVDRVREVLDEPVYELGRIVKKADASVVIK